One Streptomyces lincolnensis genomic region harbors:
- a CDS encoding MerR family transcriptional regulator gives MRIGELAGVVGVTTRTVRHYHHLGLLPEPERLGNGYRDYTLRHAVVLARIRRLTELGLGLAEVRDVLAEDAGKDLVEVLTELDEDLARQEDAIRRRRERLRALLDSEELSAEAPVSPELAALFSEVGPVADSPMAVKDREILAMLDTTASPEAREELIGLMGATFATPGGAERARTAYALLDALVDADPDDPRVGEAARALVDCLPGELLPTAAVDPDGSFLRAFYADFAPAQAEAIRRTLRILAEQRPEGGAP, from the coding sequence GTGTCACCACGCGGACGGTGCGGCATTACCACCATCTGGGGCTGTTGCCGGAGCCGGAGCGGCTGGGGAACGGCTATCGGGACTACACGCTCAGGCATGCCGTGGTGCTGGCGCGGATCCGGCGGCTGACGGAGTTGGGGCTGGGGCTCGCCGAGGTGCGGGACGTGCTGGCCGAGGACGCCGGGAAGGACCTGGTCGAGGTGCTGACCGAGCTGGACGAGGATCTGGCCCGGCAGGAGGACGCCATTCGTCGGCGGCGGGAGCGGTTGCGCGCGCTGCTCGACAGCGAGGAGCTGTCCGCCGAGGCCCCCGTCTCGCCCGAGCTCGCGGCGCTGTTCAGCGAGGTGGGGCCCGTGGCCGACTCCCCCATGGCCGTCAAGGACCGCGAGATCCTCGCGATGCTCGACACGACCGCGTCCCCGGAGGCCCGGGAGGAGCTGATCGGCCTGATGGGTGCCACCTTCGCCACGCCCGGTGGGGCGGAGCGGGCCCGGACGGCGTACGCGCTGCTCGACGCCCTCGTCGACGCCGACCCGGACGACCCCCGCGTGGGCGAGGCGGCGCGGGCCCTCGTCGACTGTCTGCCCGGGGAACTGCTGCCCACCGCCGCCGTCGACCCCGACGGCAGTTTCCTGCGCGCCTTCTACGCCGACTTCGCCCCCGCCCAGGCCGAGGCGATCCGCCGCACCCTGCGCATCCTCGCGGAACAGCGACCAGAGGGAGGAGCCCCGTGA